From the bacterium genome, the window TCCGCTTGCGTCACCACTTGAAGTCAGTAAATTCCTACTTAGGAACTATTCGACAATAAGGTTGTTCTAAGCGAAATGAAGCAGGACCGCGCCAACATATCCCAGATGATGGAGAGCTTCGAGTCTGTCTGTCGGGCGAAGGGGCTCAGGGTCACCCACCAGCGGATCGAGACTTTCAAAGCCCTCCTGGGAAACCGGGATCATCCGACTATCGAGGATGTCTACACCCAGGTGCAGAAACAGCTTAAGACCATCTCGCTGGATACGGTCTACCGGACGATCGCGACCTTTGAAGAGTACGGCCTGGTCAAGCGGGTACATCATATCGACAATGCCACGCGCCTTGATATCAATATCTCCAACCATCACCACCTGGTCTGTACCAGGTGCAACAAGATAGAGGATTTCACCTGGCCGGATTTCGACCGGATGAAACCGCCAAGATCGATCGCGCACTGGGATAAGATCGAAGTCAAGCATGTTGTGATCAGCGGATTATGTTCCGCCTGTAAATCGAGCCGATGATCATGAACTCTCGATAAGATCAAGACATGGTTGTGTTAATACGAATTTTTCTTACATAGTAACAATTTGATTCAGGGCACACGGGTGTGCCGAGGAGCAAACATGAGTGATAAGAAGGAAGGGAAGTGCCCGGTCACGGGGGCGACTCACCCGCACGTCAAAGGGACGAGCAACCGGGACTGGTGGCCGAACCAGCTCAATCTCAAGATCCTGCACCAGCATTCTCCGCTGTCTGATCCGATGGGCGAGCAGTTTGATTATGCCAAGGAGTTCAAGAGCCTTGACCTGAAGGCAGTCAAAAAGGATCTCTATGACCTGATGACCAATTCTCAGGAGTGGTGGCCGGCGGATTACGGTCATTACGGCCCGCTGTTTATCCGGATGGCCTGGCACAGCGCGGGAACCTACCGTATCGGTGATGGTCGCGGTGGTGCGGGGACCGGCACTCAGCGTTTTGCGCCGCTGAATAGCTGGCCCGACAACGCCAATCTTGACAAGGCGCGTCGGTTGCTCTGGCCGATCAAACAAAAATACGGCAAGAAGCTCTCTTGGGGCGACCTGATGATCCTGGCCGGAAACTGCGCTTTGGAGTCGATGGGCTTTAAGACCTTTGGATTTGCCGGCGGTCGTGCCGATGTGTGGGAGCCGGAAGAGGATATCTATTGGGGTGCCGAAGCTGAGTGGCTGGGCGATAAGCGTTACACCGGCGAACGAGAACTCGACAACCCGCTTGCCGCAGTCCAGATGGGTCTGATATACGTCAATCCCGAGGGTCCGAATGGTGAACCGAATGCGGTCGCCTCCGGGCGGGATATCCGCGAAACATTCGCTCGCATGGCGATGAACGATGAAGAGACAGTCGCGCTGGTGGCCGGTGGACATACTTTCGGCAAATGTCATGGTGCCTCAAGTGCGACCCAGGTTGGTCCGGAGCCGGAAGCCGCAGGTATCGAAGAGCAGGGGCTTGGCTGGAAGAGCAGTTACGCCAGCGGCAAAGGTGGCGATACGATCACCAGCGGCATCGAGGGAGCCTGGACACCAACTCCTACCAAGTGGGATTATAGCTATTTCGAGGTGCTGTTCCGCTACGACTGGAATCTGGAGAAGAGCCCGGCCGGTGCATTCCAGTGGGTGCCCACCGATCCGGCGGCAAAAAATCTGGTGCCGCTGGCGCATGATCCATCGAAAAAAACTGCGCCGATCATGACGACGGCGGACCTTGCGCTGCGGATGGATCCGATCTATGAACCGATCTCCCGTCGTTTCCAGAAGAACCCCGAAGCGTTTGCGGATGCATTCGCCCGGGCGTGGTTTAAGCTGACGCACCGCGATATGGGACCGCGTGCGCGCTACCTTGGTCCGGAAGTACCGAAGGAAGAATTGATCTGGCAGGACCCAATCCCAGCGGTGGATCATGAATTGATCAACGAGCAGGATATTGCCACTCTCAAAGGTAAAGTGATGGGATCGGGGCTTTCGGTTGCTGAACTGGTTTCAACGGCCTGGGCCTCAGCCTCGACCTTCCGTGGCTCGGACATGCGGGGAGGCGCGAATGGCGCGCGCATCCGTCTGGCGCCGCAGAAGAACTGGGAAGTCAACCAGCCGCAGCAGTTATCAAAAGTGCTGCAGGCTCTGGAGACTATCCAGGCGGAATTCAACAAAGCGCAGACCGGCAAAAAGAAGGTCTCGCTGGCCGACCTGATCGTGCTGGCTGGATGTGCCGCTGTCGAAAAATCGGCAAAGGATGCCGGCTATGATGTCAAGGTACCGTTTGTGCCGGGACGCATGGATGCCTCGCAGGAACAGACCGACGTGGCATCATTCGCCGTGCTCGAACCGAAAGCCGACGGATTCCGCAACTACCTTCGCGAAAGCCGTGGATTGGCGGCGGAAGAACTGCTCTTGGATCGCGCCAATTTGCTGACATTGACTGCTCCGGAAATGACTGTCCTTATCGGTGGACTGCGTGTGCTGAATGCCAATGCAGGGAAGTCCCCGCACGGCGTCTTTACCGCCAAGCCGGGAGTTTTGTCGAACGACTTCTTCGTCAATCTCCTCGACATGAATACGCAGTGGCAGAAGTCTTCCACTTCGGAAAACCTGTTCGAGGGACAGGATCGGAAGAGCGGCAAGGTCAAATGGACCGGGACCAGAGTCGATCTGGTTTTTGGCTCTAACTCGCAGTTGCGGGCTTTAGCCGAAGTGTATGCCTGTGATGACGCGAAAGAGAAGTTCGTTCACGACTTCGTCGCGGCGTGGAACAAGGTGATGAATCTCGATCGCTTTGATCTGGACTAATCGCTTAAGTTGAATTGAAGTATCGTGTATCGCGCAATATCCCGGAGGCCGCATAAGCGGTCTCCGGGTTTTATTTTAGTGAGCGAGGTAAGTGAATGGAACTGGGGGGTGATCCCGGCATCAAGCGCCGTCAGGGATCTCCGCTTCGACTAGTTTCGCCAGCAGAACCAGTGACTCCTGCCAGCCGAGATAACAAGCCTCCGGCGGGATCATATCAGGGATCCCTTCCTGAGAGATATTAACCTCAGTGCCACACGAGACCTGCTTCAACACCACGGTCGTGATCATCTCACCGGGGAGATTTGGATCATCAAAGATATCGGTGTTGCGGATCCGTTCGTTGGGGACAAGCTCAAGATATTTTCCGCCGAAAGAATGACTGCTTCCGGTAGAGAAGTTGGTGAAGGACATCTTGTAGGTGCCGCCGACTTTGGCGTCGACATGGTGGACTTTGCCGGTGAATCCGTTCGGCGGGAGCCATTTGACCATGGCATCGGGATCAAGAAATGCGCGATAGACCCGTTCGGGGGTGGCACGCAGGACGCGGTGAAGACGGATAGTGTTTGGCATGGTCAGCTCTCCTTTCGTCGGGCATGGTCGCGTGATTGCGATACTGGACAAAAGGAAGCCAAATTACCTATGTTTGTCAAGTCGGGGCACTTTAGAGGCTTGCCGCGCTGAAGGTGTCCCCCTGGCTAACATCACCCGACTGATATCCCTTTAAGAACCAGCGCACCCGCTGCTCCGAGGTTCCATGGGTGAACCCATCCGGCACAACATACCCCTGCGTCTGCTTCATGATGCGGTCATCGCCGACCGCGGAGGCAGCATTGATCCCTTCCTCGATATCCCCCTCCTCAAGCAGCCCCGCAGTGCGCGCGGCGTAATGCGCCCAAACACCGGCGAGGAAATCTGCCTGGAGCTCCAGCCGAACGGAGAGGCGATTATACTCAGCTTCGCTCAACTGGTCGCGCTGCGACTGCACCTGTTGCATAGTCCCCATCTGGTTCTGGATATGATGGCCGACTTCATGCGCTATCACATAGGCGAGCGCAAAATCACCGCGGGCGCCAAGTTGCGCCTGCATCTGCGCAAAGAATTCCAGATCGATATATACGCGCTCGTCGGTTGGGCAGTAAAAGGGTCCGGCCGAGGCTCCGGCATGTCCACACGCAGACGAAATCTGATTGGAGAAAAGTACCAGGCGCGGCTGGCGGTAGGATTCACCGTTTGCGGCGAAAATCTGACCCCAGACATCCTCGGTTTCGGCGAGAATGACCCCGACAAACTGGCCTTCCTGTTCCTGCTGGGCACTCAGAGGTTGTTCTGCGCCGGTCGACATCTCAGTGCCACCGGGTTGCAGAGTCTGCATTAACTGGTCAGGGTTTCCGCCGAGCATGAGATAGAGCACAACGATAACGATCCCGCCCAGACCGCCGCCCATGGCTATCCCTTTGCCACCGAACCGTCGCCGATCCTCGACATTACTGCTAACACGTCGTCCTTGCCATTTCATGATCGCGGTGCTCCTTTAACGTGCGAGATGGTTTCCTACAGACGCAGGGGTCGGTCTTCTGTCGGTCTCTTCAACCTATGAATAGCTTGATTCGAGAGGAATGTCAATTGGGGTCAATATTGAGGGAGTTTAAACGGCAGCACCAGACGCGCAATTAATGTGATGGCGACGGCGTGCGCCGGAAGCTATATAGCGTGAAGAGGTCAACAGAATGGAAAACAAGAAGATACCGCAAACTTCCGCGAAACAGGGCGATCTGCCGAATGTCATTGCGTTCCATGCCGGGACGGACTGGAGTTCGCAGATGCACCTCAATCTGAACGAACATCTGGTGACACATCCGAGCGCGACCTTCTTTCTCCGTGTCAAAGGTGACTCGCCGGAGCATGGGGCGATACGCAATGATGATATCCTGATTGTCGATCGGGCGCTGACACCATCGCCGGACAGTATGGTTGTGGCGGTGATCGATGGCGCGCTGGTGATAGTCCCGTATCGTCAATTAGAGAGCGATCAAAGGCAGGGAGGAACCAGCGTAAAACCGGGGAATCCGCTGGCGAGTGCGGAGACAGCCGTTTGGGGCGTGATCACCTATGCCATTCATAAGATCTGACAAGGAGAAGGAGTCTACCCGACAGGGGGGGAAGTTGTCGGCGGTGGTGCATCCATGGTATATCCTGATCGACTGCAATAATTTCTTCGTCTCCTGCGAACGGGTGTTTGATCCGCAGCTTGAGGGGAGACCGGTCCTGGTGCTTTCCAATAATGATGGCGTGATCATTTCGCGATCCAATGAAGCGAAAGCGCTTGGGATCAAGATGGCGGCGCCGGTCTTTCAATTCCGCGATGTGATCCTCAAGCACAAGGTCAGCCTTCGGTCCGCGAATTTCACCCTGTATCGCGATCTCTCCCGCCGCATCGTACACACGCTGAGGCAATTCTGCCCCGATGTCGAAGTGTACTCCGTGGATGAAGTTTTCATGGCGATCCCGCCGATGGAGAGCGCCGCAATTGATACCCTGATCAGAACGATGCGGCGGACGGTCTATCAGTGGGTGGGTGTCCCTGTCGGCATTGGCGTGGCGGAGACTAAGACATTGGCGAAATTGGCGGCGGAGTACGCGAAAAAGGAGAAATCGACCGGCGGATGCTTTGATCTGGTTGCCTGTACATCGGAAGAACGCGACCGGATTCTTGGGCGAATACCAGTTGATGATATCTGGGGGATAGGAAGGCAACATGGCGAGTGGCTGCGTTCGCGCGGCATCATGACAGCGCTTCAATTGCGGGAGATCGATCAAGATAGGTTCGGGAAGAAGGCCGGGGTCACCGGATTGCGAACGGTGAAGGAGTTGCAGGGGATCTCTTGCTTATCATTGAAACGGGAGGATCCACCGCGCAAGATGATCACCTGTTCGCGTTCATTCGGCAAACGGGTGACAGATCTACAGGAACTGAAAGAAGCGGTCTCCACTTTTGCGGCGCAGGCAGGAAGAGAACTTCGACGTGACGGCTCGCTGGCCCAGCGGCTGACGGTGTATTGCAGTGTGCGGAACAAGTCAGAGGAGCCAGATGACTCTAACACTTCCACGATGAATTTGCCGGTAGCGACCGATCGGGACAGCGATCTGATCCATGCGGCGGTCAATGGACTCGAGAAGTTTTACCGCGAGGGTGTGGAGTATACTAAAGGGGGGATAACGCTCGGCCGGCTCACCCCTGCGGGGAGTCGTCAAGAAGATATCTTTGCGGGAGAGGAAGAAGAGCGGCAGGACAAGCTGAGCCATGTGGTCGATCAGATCAATTCGCATTTGGGGTATGGGACTATCAGTTATGCGGCGACCGGGACCAAAGCGGGGTGGCGTTCGCAGGCGGAGTTGCGCTCGCCCAATTACACGACGAAATGGGATGAATTGCCGGTGGCGTACGGGGAACGAAAGATGATTGGCAGAAAGCGGTGAGTAAGTGGGATATCAGACAGCTGAAGGCATCGCATTTTGCTTGCACATGAATTTCTTCCAGGCAATTCGACTGATGGACTCTCCACCTGCCGGGAATGCTATTATCCAAACCTCATGGTCTGATTCACCCGCGACCAGTTGATAATCAGTCGATCAGACCTTAAATTGGCCGACCAGGTCGCGAAGCTGTTCAGACAGCGATGAGAGTTGGCTGGCGCTGGTGCGAACCTGTTCGCCGCCCGACCGAATTTCGCCAGTCGCCGAATTGACAGCCGCAATGTCCTGAGCTGTCGATCTGGAGACCAGTGCCGTCTGGGCCACTCGTTCGTTAACCTCTTTCACACCCGCAGACGCGTGAGCGATATTTCCGGCAACATCTCTGGTCACGGTGGCTTGTTCTTCAATCGCCGTGGCGATGGAAGCAACCAGTTGGTTCACCTCGGCTATTACCCCGGTGATCTTCTCAATATCAACAATGGCGTTGCTGGCAGAGCCCTGCACGCCATTGATCTTGGCTTTAATATCTTCGGTAGCCAGAGCAGTCTGTTTAGCAAGTTCTTTGATCTCGTTGGCCACGACGGCGAATCCTTTTCCGGCAGCTCCGGCGCGTGCGGATTCGATGGTTGCATTCAGCGCCAACAAGTTGGTCTGAGATGAGATTTCGGTGATCATTCCCGTTACTTTGCCGATCTCTGTGGCGGCCATGCCGAGTTGCTGCATGAGCAGCGAGACTGCGGCCGCCTGCGATCCGGCATCGTTGCTGATAGCGCGGGCCCGTTCGGAATTGGTGGCGATCTCGCCGATCGTCGCGCTCATCTCTTCGGTTGCGCTCGCCACTGTCGTCAGGTTGACAGTCACCTGTTCCATGCTAGCGGCGACCGACACTGTGTTCGCACTGGATTCTTCAGCCGCTGCCGCCACGGCAATCGCTTTTCCGGACATCGTCTGGACTGACTGGGATGTCTGCGCACTGACCGCAGAAAGTTCGGTCGCGGCCGATGCTACGGTCTCGACGTCTTGCGTGAGATCGTGCAGCAGAGACCGGGTGTTATTGACCATTCCATTGAATCCGCGGGCAAGATCTCCGAATTCGTCTTTTCTCTGGAGAGATGCACTAGAGACATCCTTCGAAAAATCACCTTTGGCGAGGAGTTCGGTGAAGGCGACGCTCTCTCGGAGTGGCACTAACATGCGATTCAGGTAGATCAGGAGGAAGGGTACTATGACCAGCAGTGCAAGTATGGAGATCACGGCTGCTGACTGGAAAGCACTGGTGGTGGCATCAGCAATCGCCTCGGTTGACTTGACCATCTTCATGCCGCCAAGTATGGCCTGATTTGCCGCGTCATGGCATTGCGTGCAGGCAATTTCATTGGTAAAGACGTGGTAGGTGACGAGCACCGGTCTTCCATCGATGGTCGAAGAGATGGAGGTATCGCGCTTGGCAATGGTGACGGCTTCCCAGATAGGGTCGGTCATCTTCGATCCCACCTGATTTTGATCAGACGATCGCTTCACTGTTCGGTCGGAATCGAAGATCGTCAGTTCTCTTAGGGATCCGGTCGCGACGAATTCTTCAGCTAAGGGCTGCAGGTTCTCGTTTTCACCGTGAGTCATGATCTGGTCAATCTGCTTCGACAGCGATTGATTGAGTTCCTGCAGGTTGCCGGCATAAATGGTCTTGATCACCTTGCCTTGTTGCCGGCCGTTCAGAACAGCCATGACAGTGAATACCACTAACAGGCTGATGCACACAAAGACGGAAATCTTCACCTTAACTGACGATAACCTCATACTGCTCCTTTGCTGCGTAAGATGCGCGGCCTATCGGCAGTATACATTATCGACCGGCCAGTCTATTTCTCCAGTGTAGAGGTTTCGCTAAGATTGGCGAGCAGGCGGCAAGAAAACTCTGAGCCAACGAGAAGAAGCGTTGTTGAGCAGGAATGGTCCTGAAGTGACTAAGCCCATCGCGGGCTGCGGAGTCGACCGCAGATGGTAACGCAGCTAATGCGTGACGTCTATTCCGAGATCCCGTACTCCTGCATTTTGGTGTACAACAATCGGCGGTGGATCCCCAGATAGCCGGCCGCCT encodes:
- a CDS encoding transcriptional repressor, giving the protein MKQDRANISQMMESFESVCRAKGLRVTHQRIETFKALLGNRDHPTIEDVYTQVQKQLKTISLDTVYRTIATFEEYGLVKRVHHIDNATRLDINISNHHHLVCTRCNKIEDFTWPDFDRMKPPRSIAHWDKIEVKHVVISGLCSACKSSR
- the katG gene encoding catalase/peroxidase HPI; this encodes MSDKKEGKCPVTGATHPHVKGTSNRDWWPNQLNLKILHQHSPLSDPMGEQFDYAKEFKSLDLKAVKKDLYDLMTNSQEWWPADYGHYGPLFIRMAWHSAGTYRIGDGRGGAGTGTQRFAPLNSWPDNANLDKARRLLWPIKQKYGKKLSWGDLMILAGNCALESMGFKTFGFAGGRADVWEPEEDIYWGAEAEWLGDKRYTGERELDNPLAAVQMGLIYVNPEGPNGEPNAVASGRDIRETFARMAMNDEETVALVAGGHTFGKCHGASSATQVGPEPEAAGIEEQGLGWKSSYASGKGGDTITSGIEGAWTPTPTKWDYSYFEVLFRYDWNLEKSPAGAFQWVPTDPAAKNLVPLAHDPSKKTAPIMTTADLALRMDPIYEPISRRFQKNPEAFADAFARAWFKLTHRDMGPRARYLGPEVPKEELIWQDPIPAVDHELINEQDIATLKGKVMGSGLSVAELVSTAWASASTFRGSDMRGGANGARIRLAPQKNWEVNQPQQLSKVLQALETIQAEFNKAQTGKKKVSLADLIVLAGCAAVEKSAKDAGYDVKVPFVPGRMDASQEQTDVASFAVLEPKADGFRNYLRESRGLAAEELLLDRANLLTLTAPEMTVLIGGLRVLNANAGKSPHGVFTAKPGVLSNDFFVNLLDMNTQWQKSSTSENLFEGQDRKSGKVKWTGTRVDLVFGSNSQLRALAEVYACDDAKEKFVHDFVAAWNKVMNLDRFDLD
- a CDS encoding SRPBCC family protein translates to MPNTIRLHRVLRATPERVYRAFLDPDAMVKWLPPNGFTGKVHHVDAKVGGTYKMSFTNFSTGSSHSFGGKYLELVPNERIRNTDIFDDPNLPGEMITTVVLKQVSCGTEVNISQEGIPDMIPPEACYLGWQESLVLLAKLVEAEIPDGA
- a CDS encoding zinc metallopeptidase; this translates as MKWQGRRVSSNVEDRRRFGGKGIAMGGGLGGIVIVVLYLMLGGNPDQLMQTLQPGGTEMSTGAEQPLSAQQEQEGQFVGVILAETEDVWGQIFAANGESYRQPRLVLFSNQISSACGHAGASAGPFYCPTDERVYIDLEFFAQMQAQLGARGDFALAYVIAHEVGHHIQNQMGTMQQVQSQRDQLSEAEYNRLSVRLELQADFLAGVWAHYAARTAGLLEEGDIEEGINAASAVGDDRIMKQTQGYVVPDGFTHGTSEQRVRWFLKGYQSGDVSQGDTFSAASL
- a CDS encoding LexA family transcriptional regulator, whose protein sequence is MENKKIPQTSAKQGDLPNVIAFHAGTDWSSQMHLNLNEHLVTHPSATFFLRVKGDSPEHGAIRNDDILIVDRALTPSPDSMVVAVIDGALVIVPYRQLESDQRQGGTSVKPGNPLASAETAVWGVITYAIHKI
- a CDS encoding Y-family DNA polymerase — its product is MPFIRSDKEKESTRQGGKLSAVVHPWYILIDCNNFFVSCERVFDPQLEGRPVLVLSNNDGVIISRSNEAKALGIKMAAPVFQFRDVILKHKVSLRSANFTLYRDLSRRIVHTLRQFCPDVEVYSVDEVFMAIPPMESAAIDTLIRTMRRTVYQWVGVPVGIGVAETKTLAKLAAEYAKKEKSTGGCFDLVACTSEERDRILGRIPVDDIWGIGRQHGEWLRSRGIMTALQLREIDQDRFGKKAGVTGLRTVKELQGISCLSLKREDPPRKMITCSRSFGKRVTDLQELKEAVSTFAAQAGRELRRDGSLAQRLTVYCSVRNKSEEPDDSNTSTMNLPVATDRDSDLIHAAVNGLEKFYREGVEYTKGGITLGRLTPAGSRQEDIFAGEEEERQDKLSHVVDQINSHLGYGTISYAATGTKAGWRSQAELRSPNYTTKWDELPVAYGERKMIGRKR
- a CDS encoding methyl-accepting chemotaxis protein; its protein translation is MRLSSVKVKISVFVCISLLVVFTVMAVLNGRQQGKVIKTIYAGNLQELNQSLSKQIDQIMTHGENENLQPLAEEFVATGSLRELTIFDSDRTVKRSSDQNQVGSKMTDPIWEAVTIAKRDTSISSTIDGRPVLVTYHVFTNEIACTQCHDAANQAILGGMKMVKSTEAIADATTSAFQSAAVISILALLVIVPFLLIYLNRMLVPLRESVAFTELLAKGDFSKDVSSASLQRKDEFGDLARGFNGMVNNTRSLLHDLTQDVETVASAATELSAVSAQTSQSVQTMSGKAIAVAAAAEESSANTVSVAASMEQVTVNLTTVASATEEMSATIGEIATNSERARAISNDAGSQAAAVSLLMQQLGMAATEIGKVTGMITEISSQTNLLALNATIESARAGAAGKGFAVVANEIKELAKQTALATEDIKAKINGVQGSASNAIVDIEKITGVIAEVNQLVASIATAIEEQATVTRDVAGNIAHASAGVKEVNERVAQTALVSRSTAQDIAAVNSATGEIRSGGEQVRTSASQLSSLSEQLRDLVGQFKV